The proteins below come from a single Eptesicus fuscus isolate TK198812 chromosome 5, DD_ASM_mEF_20220401, whole genome shotgun sequence genomic window:
- the SNUPN gene encoding snurportin-1 isoform X2, translated as MEELSQALASSFSVSQDLNSTAAPHPRLSQYKSKYSSLEQSERRQQLLERQKFKRLDYVNHARRLAEDDWTGMESEEEDKKCDEEMDIDTGKKLPKRYANQLMLSEWLIDVPSDLGQEWIVVVCPVGKRALIVASRGSTSAYTKSGYCVNKFSSLLPGGNKRNSTTAKDYTILDCIYSEAKQTYYILDVMCWRGHPFYDCQTDFRFYWMHSKLPEEEGLGENTKLNPVDGLLFYHKQTHYSPGSTPLVGWLRPYMVSDILGVAVPAGGPLTTKPEYAGHQLQQIIEHKRSQKDGMKEKSTHKAFNSGHYELEHLSTPELKSDPHSLDQLGSRMEN; from the exons ATGGAAGAACTGAGTCAAGCTCTGGCTAGTAGCTTTTCTGTGTCTCAAGATCTGAATAGCACAgctgcccctcacccccgcctGTCCCAGTACAAGTCCAAGTACAGTTCCTTGGAGCAGAGTGAGCGGCGTCAGCAGTTATTGGAACGGCAGAAATT CAAGCGGCTGGATTATGTGAATCATGCCAGAAGACTGGCTGAAGATGACTGGACAGGGATGGAGAGTGAGGAAGAAGATAAGAAATGTGATGAAGAAATGGACATTGACACTGGCAAGAAGTTACCAAAACGCTATGCTAATCAA TTGATGCTTTCTGAGTGGTTAATTGACGTCCCTTCAGATTTGGGGCAGGAATGGATTGTGGTTGTGTGCCCTGTTGGAAAAAGAGCGCTTATCGTGGCCTCTCGG GGTTCTACCAGTGCCTACACCAAGAGTGGTTACTGTGTCAACAAGTTTTCTTCACTTCTGCCAGGAGGCAACAAGCGAAACTCAACAACAGCAAAAG ACTATACCATTCTGGACTGCATTTACAGTGAGGCAAAGCAGACCTACTACATTCTGGATGTGATGTGCTGGCGGGGCCACCCTTTTTATGACTGCCAG ACTGATTTCCGATTCTACTGGATGCATTCAAAGTTACCAGAAGAAGAAGGACTGGGAGAGAACACCAAGCTCAATCCT GTGGATGGACTTCTCTTCTACCACAAGCAGACGCACTATAGCCCTGGAAGCACTCCTCTAGTGGGCTGGCTACGCCCGTACATGGTGTCAGATATTCTTGGTGTGGCGGTGCCAGCTGGGGGCCCACTGACTACCAAGCCAGAGTATGCTGGGCACCAGCTCCAGCAGATTATTGAGCACAAGAGGAGCCAGAAGGACGGCATGAAAGAGAAATCCACACATAAGGCCTTTAACAGTGGGCACTATGAGCTGGAGCACCTGTCTACCCCTGAGCTGAAGAGTGATCCCCACAGCTTGGACCAGCTCGGGAGTCGCATGGAAAACTAA
- the SNUPN gene encoding snurportin-1 isoform X3, with protein sequence MEELSQALASSFSVSQDLNSTAAPHPRLSQYKSKYSSLEQSERRQQLLERQKFKRLDYVNHARRLAEDDWTGMESEEEDKKCDEEMDIDTGKKLPKRYANQGSTSAYTKSGYCVNKFSSLLPGGNKRNSTTAKDYTILDCIYSEAKQTYYILDVMCWRGHPFYDCQTDFRFYWMHSKLPEEEGLGENTKLNPFKFVGLKNFPCTPESLCKVLSMDFPFEVDGLLFYHKQTHYSPGSTPLVGWLRPYMVSDILGVAVPAGGPLTTKPEYAGHQLQQIIEHKRSQKDGMKEKSTHKAFNSGHYELEHLSTPELKSDPHSLDQLGSRMEN encoded by the exons ATGGAAGAACTGAGTCAAGCTCTGGCTAGTAGCTTTTCTGTGTCTCAAGATCTGAATAGCACAgctgcccctcacccccgcctGTCCCAGTACAAGTCCAAGTACAGTTCCTTGGAGCAGAGTGAGCGGCGTCAGCAGTTATTGGAACGGCAGAAATT CAAGCGGCTGGATTATGTGAATCATGCCAGAAGACTGGCTGAAGATGACTGGACAGGGATGGAGAGTGAGGAAGAAGATAAGAAATGTGATGAAGAAATGGACATTGACACTGGCAAGAAGTTACCAAAACGCTATGCTAATCAA GGTTCTACCAGTGCCTACACCAAGAGTGGTTACTGTGTCAACAAGTTTTCTTCACTTCTGCCAGGAGGCAACAAGCGAAACTCAACAACAGCAAAAG ACTATACCATTCTGGACTGCATTTACAGTGAGGCAAAGCAGACCTACTACATTCTGGATGTGATGTGCTGGCGGGGCCACCCTTTTTATGACTGCCAG ACTGATTTCCGATTCTACTGGATGCATTCAAAGTTACCAGAAGAAGAAGGACTGGGAGAGAACACCAAGCTCAATCCT tttaaatttgTGGGGCTAAAGAATTTTCCTTGTACTCCTGAGAGCCTGTGTAAGGTGCTGTCTATGGATTTCCCTTTTGAG GTGGATGGACTTCTCTTCTACCACAAGCAGACGCACTATAGCCCTGGAAGCACTCCTCTAGTGGGCTGGCTACGCCCGTACATGGTGTCAGATATTCTTGGTGTGGCGGTGCCAGCTGGGGGCCCACTGACTACCAAGCCAGAGTATGCTGGGCACCAGCTCCAGCAGATTATTGAGCACAAGAGGAGCCAGAAGGACGGCATGAAAGAGAAATCCACACATAAGGCCTTTAACAGTGGGCACTATGAGCTGGAGCACCTGTCTACCCCTGAGCTGAAGAGTGATCCCCACAGCTTGGACCAGCTCGGGAGTCGCATGGAAAACTAA
- the SNUPN gene encoding snurportin-1 isoform X1 produces the protein MEELSQALASSFSVSQDLNSTAAPHPRLSQYKSKYSSLEQSERRQQLLERQKFKRLDYVNHARRLAEDDWTGMESEEEDKKCDEEMDIDTGKKLPKRYANQLMLSEWLIDVPSDLGQEWIVVVCPVGKRALIVASRGSTSAYTKSGYCVNKFSSLLPGGNKRNSTTAKDYTILDCIYSEAKQTYYILDVMCWRGHPFYDCQTDFRFYWMHSKLPEEEGLGENTKLNPFKFVGLKNFPCTPESLCKVLSMDFPFEVDGLLFYHKQTHYSPGSTPLVGWLRPYMVSDILGVAVPAGGPLTTKPEYAGHQLQQIIEHKRSQKDGMKEKSTHKAFNSGHYELEHLSTPELKSDPHSLDQLGSRMEN, from the exons ATGGAAGAACTGAGTCAAGCTCTGGCTAGTAGCTTTTCTGTGTCTCAAGATCTGAATAGCACAgctgcccctcacccccgcctGTCCCAGTACAAGTCCAAGTACAGTTCCTTGGAGCAGAGTGAGCGGCGTCAGCAGTTATTGGAACGGCAGAAATT CAAGCGGCTGGATTATGTGAATCATGCCAGAAGACTGGCTGAAGATGACTGGACAGGGATGGAGAGTGAGGAAGAAGATAAGAAATGTGATGAAGAAATGGACATTGACACTGGCAAGAAGTTACCAAAACGCTATGCTAATCAA TTGATGCTTTCTGAGTGGTTAATTGACGTCCCTTCAGATTTGGGGCAGGAATGGATTGTGGTTGTGTGCCCTGTTGGAAAAAGAGCGCTTATCGTGGCCTCTCGG GGTTCTACCAGTGCCTACACCAAGAGTGGTTACTGTGTCAACAAGTTTTCTTCACTTCTGCCAGGAGGCAACAAGCGAAACTCAACAACAGCAAAAG ACTATACCATTCTGGACTGCATTTACAGTGAGGCAAAGCAGACCTACTACATTCTGGATGTGATGTGCTGGCGGGGCCACCCTTTTTATGACTGCCAG ACTGATTTCCGATTCTACTGGATGCATTCAAAGTTACCAGAAGAAGAAGGACTGGGAGAGAACACCAAGCTCAATCCT tttaaatttgTGGGGCTAAAGAATTTTCCTTGTACTCCTGAGAGCCTGTGTAAGGTGCTGTCTATGGATTTCCCTTTTGAG GTGGATGGACTTCTCTTCTACCACAAGCAGACGCACTATAGCCCTGGAAGCACTCCTCTAGTGGGCTGGCTACGCCCGTACATGGTGTCAGATATTCTTGGTGTGGCGGTGCCAGCTGGGGGCCCACTGACTACCAAGCCAGAGTATGCTGGGCACCAGCTCCAGCAGATTATTGAGCACAAGAGGAGCCAGAAGGACGGCATGAAAGAGAAATCCACACATAAGGCCTTTAACAGTGGGCACTATGAGCTGGAGCACCTGTCTACCCCTGAGCTGAAGAGTGATCCCCACAGCTTGGACCAGCTCGGGAGTCGCATGGAAAACTAA